The following proteins come from a genomic window of Cervus canadensis isolate Bull #8, Minnesota chromosome 20, ASM1932006v1, whole genome shotgun sequence:
- the TPBG gene encoding trophoblast glycoprotein, with product MPGGCSRGPAAGDGRLRLARLALVLLGWVSSTSLPSSASSSTSSASLPAPAASGQPPLPGRCPPPCECSEAARTVKCVNRNLTEVPADLPPYVRNLFLTGNQLAVLPAGAFARRPPLADLAALNLSGNRLREVDAGAFEHLPGLRQLDLSHNPLIDLSPFAFSGSNASVAAPSPLVELILNRLEPPAAERQNRSFEGMVAAALRAGHALRGLRRLELASNQLLYLPRDALAQLPGLRHLDLRNNSLVSLTHVSFRNLTHLESLHLEGNALKVLRNGTLAELQSLPHVRVFLDDNPWVCDCHMPDMVAWLKETEVVQGKGRLTCAFPEKMRHRVLLELNSSDLDCDPILPPSLQTSYVFLGIVLALIGAIFLLVLYLNRKGIKKWMHNIRDACRDHMEGYHYRYEINADPRLTNLSSNSDV from the coding sequence ATGCCTGGGGGGTGCTCCCGGGGCCCCGCCGCCGGCGACGGGCGGCTGCGGCTGGCGCGGCTGGCGCTGGTCCTCCTGGGCTGGGTCTCTTCGACCTCCCTCCCCTCGTCGGcgtcctcctccacctcctcggCGTCGCTCCCGGCTCCCGCGGCGTCCGGCCAGCCCCCGCTGCCGGGCCGATGCCCGCCGCCGTGTGAGTGCTCCGAGGCGGCGCGCACCGTCAAGTGCGTGAACCGCAACCTGACCGAGGTGCCGGCCGACCTGCCCCCCTACGTGCGCAACCTCTTCCTCACGGGCAACCAGCTGGCCGTGCTGCCCGCCGGCGCCTTCGCCCGCCGGCCGCCGCTGGCTGACCTGGCCGCGCTCAACCTCAGCGGCAACCGCCTGAGGGAGGTGGACGCCGGCGCCTTCGAGCACCTGCCCGGCCTGCGCCAGCTCGACCTCAGCCACAACCCACTGATCGACCTCAGCCCCTTCGCCTTCTCGGGCAGCAACGCCAGCGTAGCGGCCCCCAGCCCCCTGGTGGAGCTCATCTTGAACCGCCTCGAGCCCCCCGCGGCCGAGCGGCAGAACCGGAGCTTTGAGGGGATGGTGGCGGCGGCCCTGCGAGCGGGCCACGCGCTGCGGGGGCTCCGCCGCCTGGAGCTGGCCAGCAACCAGCTCCTCTACCTGCCCCGCGACGCCCTGGCCCAGCTGCCCGGCCTCCGGCACCTGGACCTCCGCAACAACTCCCTGGTGAGCCTGACGCACGTGTCCTTCCGGAACCTGACGCACCTCGAAAGCCTGCACCTGGAGGGCAACGCCCTCAAGGTCCTGCGCAACGGCACCCTGGCCGAGCTGCAAAGCCTGCCCCACGTCCGGGTCTTCCTGGACGACAATCCCTGGGTCTGTGACTGCCACATGCCGGACATGGTGGCCTGGCTCAAGGAGACCGAGGTAGTGCAGGGCAAAGGCAGGCTCACCTGTGCGTTCCCGGAGAAAATGAGGCATCGGGTCCTCTTGGAACTCAACAGCTCCGACCTGGACTGTGACCCTATCCTTCCTCCGTCCCTGCAGACGTCTTACGTGTTCCTGGGTATTGTTTTAGCCCTGATAGGCGCCATCTTCCTCCTGGTTTTGTATTTGAACCGCAAAGGGATAAAGAAGTGGATGCATAACATCAGAGATGCCTGTAGGGATCACATGGAAGGGTATCATTACAGATATGAAATCAATGCGGACCCCAGGTTAACAAACCTCAGCTCGAATTCAGATGTCTGA